In uncultured Methanobrevibacter sp., one DNA window encodes the following:
- a CDS encoding chorismate lyase, with protein MEKSKNEANKRLIEKINTLEQENNKNFSNTQKILLTTDGSITAILDVLYGKITLTTIDQHFEDADEEHAKLVNVDVGTEINFREVIMHKDEQPLIYAISHIPLYRCSEEICSDLIRADIPIGRILKNYRIESRREINNIYIEKASDKLKEIFDTDEEMLARDYVIISNNEILMWIKEIFPISYFKEI; from the coding sequence ATGGAAAAATCAAAAAACGAAGCCAATAAACGTTTAATCGAAAAAATCAACACTCTCGAACAAGAAAACAACAAAAACTTCTCAAATACACAAAAAATACTGTTGACTACTGACGGATCAATAACAGCCATTTTAGATGTGCTGTATGGCAAAATCACTTTGACCACCATTGACCAGCATTTTGAAGATGCAGATGAAGAGCATGCAAAATTGGTTAATGTTGATGTCGGTACAGAAATTAACTTTAGAGAAGTTATAATGCATAAAGACGAACAACCTTTAATATACGCAATATCACACATCCCATTGTACCGATGTAGTGAAGAAATATGCTCAGATTTGATTAGAGCAGATATACCAATTGGAAGAATCTTAAAAAATTACCGAATAGAATCCAGAAGAGAAATAAACAATATTTATATTGAAAAAGCCAGCGATAAATTAAAAGAGATATTTGATACTGACGAAGAAATGTTGGCTCGTGATTATGTTATTATAAGCAACAATGAAATACTCATGTGGATTAAGGAAATATTCCCAATTTCATATTTTAAAGAAATTTAA
- the hacA gene encoding homoaconitase large subunit, giving the protein MNITEKILSKKAGHEVSPGEIIEIPVDLAMSHDGTSPPAIKTFEKVADKVWDSDKIAIIFDHNIPANTIGSAEFQKVCRDFIKSQNITKNFIHGEGICHQVVPEMGLVEPGKVIVGADSHTCTYGAFGAFSTGMGATDLAMVWATGKTWFMVPEAIKMEITGELNEYIAPKDIILNIIGEVGIAGATYQTAEFCGESIENMGVEGRATMCNMAIEMGAKNGIMEPNREVIDYICQRTGKRESELNIVKSDKDCNYKKEMHFDIDDMEPQIACPNDVDNVKGISQIEGTHIDQCLIGSCTNGRLSDLKDACEILENKKINDDVRLLILPASREIYKQAMHEGYIETFIDAGAIICNPGCGPCLGGHMGVLSEGEVCISTTNRNFKGRMGDPKSSVYLSNSKVVAASAITGVITNPKDL; this is encoded by the coding sequence ATGAATATTACTGAAAAAATTTTATCAAAAAAAGCAGGCCATGAAGTAAGTCCCGGCGAAATAATCGAAATTCCAGTTGATCTTGCGATGTCACATGACGGAACTTCTCCCCCTGCCATAAAAACTTTTGAAAAAGTGGCTGATAAAGTTTGGGACAGTGATAAAATAGCCATTATTTTTGATCACAACATTCCAGCTAATACAATAGGTTCAGCTGAGTTTCAAAAGGTTTGTCGTGATTTTATTAAAAGTCAAAATATTACTAAAAATTTTATTCACGGTGAAGGAATCTGCCACCAGGTAGTTCCAGAAATGGGTTTGGTGGAACCTGGAAAAGTTATTGTAGGTGCCGATTCACATACCTGCACTTATGGTGCATTTGGAGCATTTTCAACAGGTATGGGAGCAACTGACCTTGCAATGGTTTGGGCTACAGGAAAAACATGGTTTATGGTGCCTGAAGCCATTAAAATGGAAATCACAGGAGAATTGAATGAATATATTGCACCAAAAGATATCATCTTAAATATCATTGGAGAGGTTGGAATCGCAGGCGCAACATATCAGACCGCCGAATTCTGTGGAGAAAGCATTGAAAATATGGGCGTTGAAGGAAGAGCAACCATGTGCAACATGGCCATTGAAATGGGTGCCAAAAATGGAATAATGGAACCAAACCGTGAAGTCATTGATTACATTTGCCAAAGAACCGGCAAACGTGAATCTGAATTGAATATTGTAAAATCAGATAAGGATTGCAATTATAAAAAGGAAATGCACTTTGATATTGATGATATGGAGCCTCAGATTGCATGTCCAAATGATGTTGACAACGTTAAAGGAATATCACAGATTGAAGGAACACATATTGACCAGTGCTTAATAGGTTCATGTACCAACGGCAGATTATCCGATTTGAAAGATGCATGTGAGATACTTGAAAATAAAAAGATTAATGATGATGTAAGGTTGTTGATACTTCCTGCTTCCCGTGAAATCTACAAACAGGCAATGCATGAAGGATATATTGAAACATTCATTGACGCCGGAGCAATCATTTGCAATCCTGGATGCGGACCATGTTTAGGTGGACATATGGGCGTGTTATCTGAAGGAGAAGTCTGCATATCAACAACAAACAGGAACTTCAAAGGAAGAATGGGGGACCCTAAATCCTCAGTATACTTATCAAATTCTAAAGTAGTAGCTGCTTCAGCAATTACTGGAGTAATTACCAATCCAAAAGATTTATAA
- a CDS encoding homocitrate synthase family protein, with the protein MQYFISHYNKESEIAFPKDFIIYDTTLRDGEQTPGVCFSLNDKLEIARKLDQFKIHQIEAGFPIVSQRERESVKTIANEGFDADILALTRTKPEDIDAALDCDVDGIITFVGTSDIHLDHKMHITRQDAINLCETAVDYAKDHGLYVAFSAEDATRTDIEFLKRIYLKAQDCGADRVHIADTTGAITPQGIDYMVRELVKDIDVNIALHCHNDFGLAVINSITGVLAGAKGISTTVNGIGERAGNASLEELIMALKILYGKDLGFKTKYIKELSDLVSNASGLPIPYNKPVVGNNVFRHESGIHVDAVIEEPLCYEPYVPELVGQKRQLVLGKHSGCRAVRAKLSECELDVSDDELIEIVRQVKKQREEGKYINDSVFKEIVKNTKK; encoded by the coding sequence TTGCAATATTTTATAAGTCATTATAATAAGGAAAGTGAAATAGCCTTTCCAAAAGATTTTATTATTTATGATACAACTTTAAGAGATGGTGAACAAACCCCAGGAGTTTGTTTTAGCCTTAATGACAAGCTTGAAATAGCTAGAAAGCTTGATCAATTTAAAATTCATCAAATTGAAGCAGGTTTTCCAATCGTATCTCAAAGAGAAAGAGAATCTGTTAAAACAATAGCCAATGAAGGCTTTGATGCTGATATATTAGCATTGACAAGGACAAAACCTGAAGATATTGATGCTGCACTTGACTGTGATGTGGATGGAATCATTACCTTTGTAGGAACTTCAGATATTCATTTAGACCATAAAATGCACATTACCCGTCAGGATGCAATAAACCTGTGTGAAACTGCGGTTGATTATGCTAAAGATCATGGTTTATATGTTGCATTTTCAGCAGAAGATGCTACAAGAACCGATATCGAATTTTTGAAAAGAATTTACTTGAAAGCTCAGGACTGTGGAGCTGACAGAGTCCATATAGCAGACACTACAGGTGCAATTACTCCACAAGGTATTGATTATATGGTCAGAGAGCTTGTAAAGGACATTGATGTAAATATAGCTCTTCACTGCCACAACGATTTCGGTCTTGCCGTCATCAATTCAATTACAGGAGTTCTTGCAGGTGCCAAAGGTATATCCACAACAGTGAACGGTATTGGTGAGAGGGCAGGTAATGCTTCCCTTGAAGAACTCATCATGGCCTTGAAAATTCTTTATGGAAAAGATTTAGGATTCAAAACCAAATATATCAAGGAGTTATCCGACCTCGTATCAAATGCCAGCGGTCTTCCAATCCCATATAATAAACCTGTCGTTGGAAATAATGTATTCAGACACGAATCCGGAATTCATGTTGATGCTGTAATTGAAGAACCGTTATGCTATGAACCATATGTTCCTGAATTAGTTGGTCAAAAAAGACAGCTCGTTTTAGGAAAACACTCTGGATGCAGAGCGGTAAGGGCAAAATTAAGTGAATGTGAACTTGATGTCAGTGATGATGAGCTTATTGAAATTGTAAGACAAGTCAAAAAGCAAAGAGAAGAAGGAAAATACATCAACGACAGCGTTTTCAAAGAAATTGTCAAAAATACAAAAAAATAA
- the cyaB gene encoding class IV adenylate cyclase has translation MIEVEVKAKIDSFEEMEKRLENLGAIKSKKEFQEDIYFASPIVDFAQTDEALRIRTTNNNIFITYKGPKLNKDAKTRKEVEMSIESAGKAKDIFEEIGFKEVRTVRKNRQYYTYENFEISLDDVEGLNHYMEIEISLEDGNDYDDAQKSIFELFEKLGITEGFERTSYLELLENL, from the coding sequence ATGATAGAAGTTGAAGTGAAAGCTAAAATCGATAGCTTTGAGGAAATGGAAAAAAGACTAGAAAATCTAGGTGCGATCAAAAGTAAAAAGGAATTCCAAGAAGACATCTATTTTGCAAGTCCAATTGTGGATTTTGCGCAAACAGATGAAGCTTTAAGGATTAGAACAACAAACAATAATATTTTCATCACTTACAAAGGTCCGAAACTTAACAAAGATGCCAAAACTAGAAAAGAAGTCGAGATGAGCATTGAAAGTGCCGGCAAAGCAAAAGATATTTTTGAAGAAATAGGATTTAAGGAAGTCAGAACCGTCAGAAAAAACCGCCAATATTACACTTATGAAAATTTTGAAATTTCATTGGATGATGTTGAAGGATTAAATCATTATATGGAAATAGAAATTTCTCTTGAAGACGGCAATGACTATGATGATGCTCAAAAAAGCATTTTTGAATTATTTGAAAAATTAGGCATCACAGAAGGTTTTGAAAGAACATCATATCTTGAACTTTTAGAAAACCTATAA
- a CDS encoding TATA-box-binding protein, translated as MTDVDIKIENIVASASIGKDIVLTEVSQALEGVNFNREQFPGLVFKLKDPKTAALIFSSGKLVCTGAKSIDDSKLAIKKTVDLMRTVDTDIPEEFEIKIQNIVASANLESTLNLEAVALELEDTEYEPEQFPGLVYRLSDPKVVLLLFGSGKVVCTGAKTKSDAKLGVERAYDRLSELDLI; from the coding sequence TTGACCGATGTTGACATAAAAATTGAAAACATTGTTGCTTCTGCAAGCATTGGTAAAGACATAGTTCTTACTGAAGTGTCTCAAGCTTTGGAAGGGGTTAATTTTAATCGTGAACAGTTTCCGGGATTAGTTTTTAAACTTAAAGATCCTAAAACAGCAGCATTAATTTTTAGCTCTGGTAAGCTTGTATGTACTGGAGCAAAGTCTATAGATGATTCCAAATTGGCAATCAAAAAAACTGTGGACTTAATGAGGACTGTCGACACCGACATTCCTGAAGAATTTGAAATTAAAATTCAAAATATTGTGGCTTCTGCAAACTTAGAATCCACATTAAACCTAGAAGCAGTAGCTTTAGAACTTGAAGATACTGAATACGAACCGGAACAATTCCCTGGTTTAGTATATAGGTTATCCGACCCTAAAGTGGTCTTATTATTATTTGGTTCTGGTAAAGTTGTATGTACTGGAGCTAAAACAAAAAGCGATGCCAAACTTGGTGTCGAAAGAGCTTACGACAGATTAAGTGAGCTAGATTTAATATAA
- the serB gene encoding phosphoserine phosphatase SerB: MIKLVVFDLDNVIIDGEAIDEIGKLANVEDEIAEITEKAMQGEIDFETSIKDRVKLLEGTSIEEIEKVADELPLMPGAEETINALKEKDLDVAIISGSFDVVAEKVKDKLGVDAVYTNSFSVEDGKLTGEVTGPLVSGSKLDVLKDHVEKAEITLDDVVAVGDGANDISMIESAGCGIAFNAKDSVKEIADIVVEEKDLTKVLDEIVNQLTTDDAETETVEEEAQEAEEEVVEEAAEEEAQEAEEEVVEDAAEEEAQEAEEEVVEEAAEEEAQEEKPKKADKGLPKSDFVLADTMEGVRKQKDEKEAEISKVAEEREEYNKIAKEQRKIRDELNASLKENLNKAIEYRNERNEINKAVEAAKKARNDANNKIKNLEWSSGKRDKIKIENEIKKIDKIIETRVLDIKKENQLVKNANDLRKQLMDIHEDESVKSEAQELKKLSEEEHEKVIELSEKAQTAHEEMLKYFRKTDDIRTAADEAHKKFIEARKNASAKHEEFKAILSDIHVINKKLGSNKPRRRKSENKSSSGGNKNREEKERAEEIFEKFKQGGKVSTEEILLLQKYNIG, encoded by the coding sequence TTGATTAAACTTGTAGTATTTGACTTAGATAACGTTATTATTGATGGTGAAGCGATAGATGAGATAGGAAAATTAGCAAATGTTGAAGATGAAATAGCTGAAATTACTGAAAAGGCTATGCAAGGTGAAATAGACTTTGAAACTTCTATTAAAGACAGAGTTAAACTTCTTGAAGGAACTTCTATTGAAGAAATAGAAAAAGTTGCTGATGAACTTCCATTAATGCCTGGAGCTGAAGAAACCATCAATGCTTTAAAAGAAAAAGATTTAGATGTAGCTATTATTAGTGGTAGTTTTGATGTAGTGGCTGAAAAAGTTAAAGATAAACTTGGAGTTGACGCAGTTTATACTAATAGTTTCTCAGTCGAAGATGGTAAATTAACTGGTGAAGTGACTGGTCCTTTAGTATCCGGATCTAAATTAGATGTATTAAAAGACCATGTTGAAAAAGCAGAAATTACATTAGATGATGTAGTTGCTGTTGGAGATGGCGCTAATGACATTTCCATGATTGAATCAGCAGGTTGCGGAATTGCATTCAATGCTAAAGATTCTGTAAAAGAAATTGCTGATATTGTAGTAGAAGAAAAAGACTTAACAAAAGTCTTAGATGAAATTGTTAATCAATTAACCACTGATGATGCTGAAACTGAAACTGTAGAAGAAGAAGCTCAAGAAGCTGAAGAAGAAGTAGTTGAGGAAGCTGCTGAAGAAGAAGCTCAAGAAGCTGAAGAAGAAGTAGTTGAAGATGCTGCTGAAGAAGAAGCTCAAGAAGCTGAAGAAGAAGTAGTTGAGGAAGCTGCTGAAGAAGAAGCTCAAGAAGAAAAACCTAAAAAAGCTGATAAAGGTCTTCCTAAATCTGATTTTGTTCTCGCTGACACTATGGAAGGTGTAAGAAAACAAAAAGATGAAAAAGAAGCTGAAATCTCCAAAGTTGCTGAAGAAAGGGAAGAATATAACAAAATAGCTAAAGAACAACGTAAAATTAGGGATGAATTAAACGCATCTTTAAAAGAAAACTTAAATAAAGCTATTGAGTACAGAAACGAGCGTAATGAAATCAACAAAGCTGTTGAAGCTGCTAAAAAAGCTCGTAACGATGCTAATAATAAAATTAAAAATCTTGAATGGTCTTCCGGTAAACGTGACAAAATCAAAATAGAAAACGAAATCAAAAAAATCGATAAAATTATTGAAACTCGCGTTTTAGACATCAAGAAAGAAAATCAGCTTGTTAAAAATGCTAATGATTTAAGAAAACAGTTAATGGATATTCACGAAGATGAATCCGTTAAATCTGAAGCTCAAGAGCTCAAAAAATTATCTGAAGAAGAGCATGAAAAAGTTATTGAACTTTCCGAAAAAGCTCAAACAGCTCACGAAGAAATGCTTAAATACTTCAGAAAAACTGATGACATTAGAACTGCAGCTGACGAAGCTCACAAAAAATTCATTGAAGCTCGTAAAAATGCTTCAGCTAAACATGAAGAATTCAAAGCTATCTTAAGCGATATTCACGTCATTAACAAAAAATTAGGTTCCAACAAACCTAGACGTAGAAAATCTGAAAATAAAAGTTCTTCTGGCGGTAACAAAAACCGTGAAGAAAAAGAAAGAGCTGAAGAAATCTTTGAAAAATTCAAACAAGGTGGAAAAGTCTCTACTGAAGAGATTTTACTCTTACAAAAATACAACATAGGTTAA